A stretch of Macadamia integrifolia cultivar HAES 741 chromosome 7, SCU_Mint_v3, whole genome shotgun sequence DNA encodes these proteins:
- the LOC122084256 gene encoding sucrose synthase-like, giving the protein MAERALTRSHSLRDRLGETLSAYPNQLLALLSRLESQGKGILQPHHLFAELEAISVGDKQKLTDGAFGDILRSTQEAIVSPPWVALAVRPRPGVWEYLRINTNALVAEEMSVPEYLQFKEELVNGSEKDNFVLELDFEPFTDSFPRPTLSKSIGNGVEFLNRHLSAKMFHDKDSMHPLLDFLSVHHFKGKTMMLNDRIQNLNALQSVLRKAKEYLSSLPPDTPYSEFDHMFQTIGLEKGWGDTAARVLEMIHLLLDLLEAPDPCTLEKFLGRIPMVFNVVILSPHGYFAQSNVLGYPDTGGQIVYILDQVRALEAEMLQRIKLQGLDITPRILIVTRLLPDAVGTTCNQRLEEVSGTEHTSILRVPFRTEKGILRKWISRFEVWPYLETFTEDVAKEIGKEMQGKPDLIIGNYSDGNIVASLLAHKLGVTQCTIAHALEKTKYPDSDIYWKNFEDKYHFSCQFTADLIAMNHTDFIITSTFQEIAGSKNTVGQYESHTAFTLPGLYRVVHGIDVFDPKFNIVSPGADMNTYFPYSEKEKRLTAFHPEIEELLYSPVQNEEHIGVLNDRSKPIIFSMARLDRVKNMTGLVEWYGKNSQLRELVNLVVVAGDRRKESKDLEEKEELKKMYGLIETYNLNGQFRWISSQMNTVRNGELYRNIADTKGAFVQPAFYEAFGLTVVEAMTCGLPTFATLHGGPAEIIVHGKSGFHIDPYQGDQAAELLVNFFGKCKEDPMHWDKISKGGLQRIKEKYTWQIYSERLMTLAGVYGFWKHVSKLERREARRYLEMFYALKYRKLAESVPLAVDE; this is encoded by the exons ATGGCGGAACGTGCGCTGACTCGCTCTCATAGCCTACGAGATCGCCTGGGCGAAACTCTGTCTGCTTATCCCAACCAACTGTTGGCCCTTCTATCAAG GCTGGAAAGCCAAGGGAAGGGAATTCTGCAACCTCATCATCTATTTGCTGAACTTGAAGCGATATCCGTTGGGGACAAGCAAAAGCTGACGGATGGGGCATTTGGTGATATTTTAAGATCCACTCAG GAAGCAATAGTCTCCCCTCCATGGGTTGCCCTGGCTGTTCGCCCAAGGCCTGGAGTTTGGGAATATTTACGCATCAATACCAATGCCCTTGTTGCAGAGGAGATGAGCGTGCCTGAATATTTGCAGTTCAAAGAAGAACTTGTGAATGGAAG CGAGAAAGATAATTTCGTGCTTGAGTTGGATTTTGAACCATTCACCGATTCTTTCCCCCGACCAACTCTTTCGAAGTCCATTGGTAATGGTGTGGAGTTCCTCAACCGACATCTCTCTGCAAAAATGTTCCATGACAAAGATAGCATGCATCCACTGCTCGATTTCCTCAGTGTACACCACTTCAAGGGAAAG ACTATGATGCTGAATGATAGGATACAAAACCTTAATGCCCTCCAATCTGTTTTAAGGAAGGCAAAGGAATACCTATCCAGTCTCCCTCCAGACACACCATATTCAGAGTTTGATCACATGTTCCAAACGATCGGCTTGGAGAAAGGGTGGGGTGATACTGCTGCACGTGTCCTAGAGATGATTCATCTACTATTGGACCTTCTTGAGGCACCTGACCCATGCACTCTAGAGAAATTCCTTGGTAGAATTCCCATGGTTTTCAATGTTGTGATTCTTTCTCCTCATGGATACTTTGCCCAGTCCAATGTTTTAGGCTATCCCGACACTGGGGGACAG ATTGTTTATATTTTGGACCAAGTTCGTGCCTTGGAAGCTGAGATGCTTCAACGTATCAAGCTGCAAGGACTTGACATCACCCCTCGAATTCTCATT GTGACTCGACTGCTACCTGATGCAGTAGGGACTACTTGTAATCAGCGTCTTGaagaagtttctggaacagaGCATACTAGCATTCTCCGAGTTCCATTCAGAACTGAGAAAGGGATTCTTCGTAAATGGATCTCAAGATTTGAAGTATGGCCATACTTGGAGACATTCACAGAG GATGTTGCAAAAGAAATAGGTAAAGAGATGCAGGGCAAGCCAGATCTGATCATTGGAAACTACAGCGATGGAAATATTGTTGCCTCTTTGCTGGCACACAAGCTAGGAGTCACGCAG TGCACCATTGCTCATGCGCTCGAAAAAACTAAATATCCAGATTCTGATATATACTGGAAAAATTTTGAAGACAAATATCACTTCTCATGCCAATTCACAGCTGATCTAATTGCTATGAATCATACAGATTTTATTATAACTAGTACTTTCCAAGAGATTGCTGGAAG CAAGAACACTGTAGGACAATATGAGAGTCACACTGCATTTACTCTCCCTGGACTCTATCGAGTTGTCCATGGCATTGATGTCTTCGACCCCAAGTTTAACATCGTCTCTCCGGGAGCAGATATGAATACCTACTTCCCCTATTCAGAAAAGGAAAAGCGACTAACAGCCTTCCACCCTGAGATCGAGGAACTTCTTTATAGCCCTGTTCAGAATGAAGAACACAT AGGTGTGTTAAATGACCGCAGCAAGCCAATCATTTTTTCAATGGCAAGATTGGACCGTGTGAAGAACATGACTGGATTGGTAGAGTGGTATGGTAAGAATTCCCAGCTGAGAGAGTTGGTCAACCTTGTTGTGGTGGCTGGTGACCGGAGGAAGGAATCGAAGGActtggaggagaaagaagagttgaagaagatgtATGGTCTCATCGAAACATACAACTTGAATGGCCAGTTCAGATGGATTTCTTCCCAGATGAACACAGTGAGAAATGGTGAACTCTACCGTAATATAGCAGACACAAAAGGAGCTTTTGTACAGCCTGCATTCTATGAGGCTTTTGGCTTAACAGTTGTTGAGGCCATGACCTGTGGCCTACCAACATTTGCAACTCTACATGGGGGTCCAGCTGAGATCATAGTACATGGAAAATCTGGTTTCCATATTGATCCATACCAAGGGGATCAGGCTGCTGAACTTCTAGTGAACTTCTTTGGGAAGTGCAAGGAAGACCCAATGCACTGGGACAAGATCTCGAAGGGAGGCCTGCAGCGAATCAAAGAAAA GTATACATGGCAGATATATTCTGAGAGATTGATGACATTGGCTGGGGTCTATGGCTTCTGG
- the LOC122084177 gene encoding protein FIZZY-RELATED 1-like: MGDPVTPIKENRSEMGVNPSSSSSTSSSLLNLPSNMSRSALSLETPSSSSSSSSPSSSRSHIDRLLGVGINPSPSRTIYSDRFIPSRSASNFALFDISPSSNSSSEGREDGSGTYATLLRTVLFGPDLGVVSPITPEKSAYF, encoded by the coding sequence ATGGGGGATCCTGTAACTCCTATAAAAGAGAACCGATCAGAGATGGGGgtaaacccttcttcttcttcttcaacctcttcgTCACTCTTGAATCTCCCTTCTAATATGTCGCGAAGCGCTCTGTCTCTTGAAACtccttcgtcttcgtcttcttcttcttctccttcttcttctaggagCCACATAGATCGCCTGTTGGGTGTAGGGATTAATCCTTCTCCTTCTAGAACAATTTATAGTGACCGCTTCATCCCTAGCAGATCTGCTTCTAATTTCGCTCTTTTTGATATCTCTCCGTCGTCGAACTCCTCGTCGGAGGGGCGCGAAGATGGGTCTGGTACTTACGCTACTCTGCTGAGGACAGTTCTCTTTGGCCCTGATTTAGGGGTTGTTTCGCCGATTACTCCTGAGAAATCCGCATACTTTTAA